The genomic DNA TATAGTGGCCAAAAATTTGCTCTGTTACTACTACTACTTTAAATATTGAAGAAATGGTTCAAGATCATGCAAGTCATTTTTAAGATTGCCAGACATGACCAAAACAATGGCTCATGGTATCAGACTTATACTTTAGAAGTTGAGCCTGGTAATACAATTCTCGATTGTCTGAATCAAATTAAATGGGAGCAAGATGGGAGTTTAGCATTTCGGAAAAATTGTCGCAATACCATTTGTGGCAGCTGCGGGATGCGAATAAATGGTCGTTCGGCTTTAGCTTGTAAAGAAAATGTGGGAAATGAGGTAGCAAGACTTCAAGAACTGATGACAAGGGTTGTTAGTTCAGAAATAGATGAATCTGCGACGAAAGCAATTCCAGAAATTACGATCGCACCGATGGGTAATATGCCAGTAATCAAAGACTTAGTAGTTGATATGGCAAGTTTCTGGAACAATTTAGAGGCAGTCGATCCTTATGTAAGTACTAACGCCAGAAAAATCCCAGAAAGAGAATTTCTCCAATCTCCTTCAGAGAGAAGTCAGCTAGATCAGACAGGTAATTGTATTCTTTGTGGTGCTTGTTATTCTGAATGCAATGCCCGTGAAGTGAATCCAGATTTTGTCGGCCCTCATGCCTTAGCGAAAGCCTATCGAATATTAGCAGATTCACGGGACGCGCAAACTGAAACTAGGTTAGAAAGTTATAACGAAGGTACTAAAGGTGTGTGGGGATGCACTCGTTGTTTTTATTGCAACAATGTGTGTCCAATGGATGTGGCACCAATGGATCAGATTGGTAAAATCAAAGGCGAGATTCTGGAAAGAAAGGATGCTCAAGCTAGCCGATCGATCCGACACCGAAAAGTTCTCGTAGATTTAGTCAAAAAAGGTGGTTGGGTAGA from Phormidium ambiguum IAM M-71 includes the following:
- a CDS encoding succinate dehydrogenase/fumarate reductase iron-sulfur subunit, with amino-acid sequence MQVIFKIARHDQNNGSWYQTYTLEVEPGNTILDCLNQIKWEQDGSLAFRKNCRNTICGSCGMRINGRSALACKENVGNEVARLQELMTRVVSSEIDESATKAIPEITIAPMGNMPVIKDLVVDMASFWNNLEAVDPYVSTNARKIPEREFLQSPSERSQLDQTGNCILCGACYSECNAREVNPDFVGPHALAKAYRILADSRDAQTETRLESYNEGTKGVWGCTRCFYCNNVCPMDVAPMDQIGKIKGEILERKDAQASRSIRHRKVLVDLVKKGGWVDERKFAVLVLGNYFRDIKGLLELAPVGLRTLLRRKLPFDFEPSQGATQVRSLIDSVRKRKTEE